Genomic DNA from Bacteroides zhangwenhongii:
CTGAGCGAAGATGACTACCTGCTTCAGGAAATTCTGTTCAACCCGCGCACTCCGGGACAGGTGGCCAACATCCGCACCGAGCTGAAAAATCTTCTCGAAATCATTGAGAACAAGGATGCGGAAGGAATGAAGAAGTACCTGACAAAGATTCGGGAAAAGATCAAATAACCCGTAATCGGCAATCACTGATTACACATAAGATTTAACGGTCCCCTGCAAAAAAGTTCTTTGCAGGGGATTTTTTTATGTGTACCTTTGTATCCGCAAAAACAGATTTACAGGAGATAGAAAGAATGATAGATCAAGCTACCATAGACCGGATATTGGATGCGGCACAGATCATGGATGTCGTTTCAGATTTTGTCACACTACGCAAGCGTGGAGTGAATTATGTCGGTTTGTGTCCTTTTCATAACGACAAGACTCCTTCTTTTTATGTCTCTCCCGCCAAAGGGCTTTGCAAATGTTTCGCATGTGGAAAAGGGGGAAATGCCGTACACTTCATCATGGAGCACGAGCAGATGTCCTATCCGGAAGCACTAAGATACCTCGCCAAGAAGTACAATATCGAAATCAAAGAACGGGAACTGAGTGATGAAGAAAAGTTTGTGCAAAGCGAACGGGAAAGTCTGTTTATCGTCAATAACTTCGCACGCGATTACTTTCAGAATATACTGAAGAACCATGTAGACGGTCGTAGTATCGGGATGGCTTATTTCCGCAATCGCGGCTTTCGGGATGATATCATCGAGAAGTTTCAGTTAGGATATTGTACCGACAGCCACGATGCTTTCGCCCAAGAAGCAATACAGAAAGGATATAAGAAAGAGTATCTTGTGAAAACGGGACTTTGTTATGAAACGGATGACCACCGTCTGCGGGACCGCTTTTGGGGACGTGTCATATTCCCGGTACACACTCTTTCGGGAAAGGTAGTAGCCTTCGGCGGACGTGTGCTTGCCAGTGCGACCAAAGGGGTTAAGGTCAAATATGTCAATTCCCCCGAATCGGATATTTACCACAAGAGCAACGAACTATACGGTATCTATTTTGCCAAACAGGCGATTGTAAAACAAGACCGTTGCTTTTTGGTTGAAGGGTACACAGACGTAATCTCTATGCATCAATCCGGCATCGAGAATGTAGTGGCCTCTTCGGGAACAGCGCTTACACCGGGACAAATCCGTATGATTCACCGCTTCACAAACAATATGACGGTGCTTTATGACGGTGACGCCGCAGGTATCAAAGCTTCTATCCGTGGTATTGATATGCTGCTCGAAGAGGGTATGAACGTCAAAGTCTGCCTGCTTCCCGACGGTGACGACCCGGACTCTTTCGCCCGCAAACATAACTCTACGGAATTCCAGGCTTTCATCTCGGAACACGAAACGGACTTTATCCGCTTCAAGACTAACTTGCTGTTAGAGGACGCCGGAAAAGATCCCATCAAACGTGCGGAACTGATCGGCAATCTGGTACAAAGCATTTCGGTCATACCGGAAGCGATTGTACGGGATGTTTATATCAAAGAATGTGCCCAACTATTACATATAGAAGATAAACTGTTGGTTTCGGAAGTTGCCAAAAGACGGGAAACGCAAGCGGAGAAACGGGCGGAACAGACAGAACGGGACCGACGGATTGCCGAAAGGGCAGCCTCTATGCCACAAGGTGAACAGGCTGGAAATATGCCCGCTCCCAATGGGGATGTTCCATTGCCTCCTGAAATTACTGAGGCAGGATATACAGAATCCCCTTTCCCGCCACAAGAAGACAACTATGCTTCTTTTATTCCACAGGAAGGAAAAGAAGGGCAGGAGTTTTATAAATTCGAGCGGTTGATATTACAGGCTGTAGTCCGTTACGGTGAGAAAGTCATGTGTAATCTGACTGACGAAGAAGGAAATGAAATCCCAGTCACTGTCATAGAATATGTTGTCAATGACTTGAAAGAGGATGATTTGGCTTTCCATAATCCGTTGCATCGCCAAATGCTGTCGGAAGCTGCCGCACACATGCATGATTCGGCTTTTATCGCGGAACGTTACTTTCTGGCACATCCCGACCCGATTATCAGTAAATTGAGCGTAGACCTGATTAATGTGCGTTATCAACTCAGCAAATACCACTCCAAATCACAGAAGATTGTAACAGATGAAGAACGGCTCTACGAACTGGTTCCCATGTTGATGATTAACTTTAAATACGCAATCGTTACGGAAGAACTGAAGCATATGCTTTATGCACTGCAGGACCCGGCGCTCGCTCATGACAATGAAAAGTGCGACTCACTAATGCAACGTTATAATGAGCTGAGAACCGTACAAAGCATTATGGCAAAACGCTTAGGGGATAGGGTTGTTCTACGCTAACTCCCGTGCTGGATGAGATTCATAAACTCTTCGCGAGTCTTTGCCTGATTGAAAGCCCCCGTAAAGTCGGAAGTAGTAGTAATAGAGTTCTGTTTTTCAACGCCACGCATTTGCATACACATATGTTTGGCTTCCACTACAACCATTACACCTAACGGATTCAGCGTTTCCTGAATACACTCTTTGATTTGCAGCGTCATGCGTTCCTGCACTTGCAGGCGATGAGAGAATATATCGACCACACGGGCAATCTTACTAAGTCCCGTGATATAGCCGTTAGGAATATAGGCCACGTGTGCCTTTCCATAAAACGGTAGCATATGATGTTCGCAGAGAGAGAAGAAATCAATGTCTTTCACAATCACCATCTGACTGTATTCCTCTTTGAATTTAGCGGAACGAAGTACTTCGTGCGGATCGATGTGATACCCTTTTGTTAAACTCAGCATCGCCTTAGCTACCCGTTCGGGAGTTTTCAACAGCCCTTCCCGTTCAGCATCTTCGCCCAACAAAGTTATAATACTACGATAATGATTCTTCAATTCCTCCAAATTCGGAGAGACAATTTCTTCTTTTTCCAACATGACAGATTTATAAAGGAATATTGACCTGGTCTCTTACAATAGAAACCTCTTTAAACATACCGGTAGCTTTCAACCGACGCATCATTGCATCCGCCTCTTCAATGCTCCGGAAATCACCCACACGACAAAGCCAACGGGGCGAAATAAACGAAGTATATACCGACAACTCCGGAAAATACTCTTTGACTCTTGAAGCTACACGATCAGCATCGTTTTTTGCCTGTCGTGTATTATTGCCTGCATACGCCTGTATCCGGAAACCGGAAGTCTTTATCACCTTCTGTTCGCCTGTTGCAGGACGCTCCATGCCAATCAGAGCTTCAATACGGGGATCCTGGTGAATGGTCACCTTTCCCTGCCCCGGCACCGTACGCTCCAAACTCCTGATAATGCCCTGCGCCTGTGCACCGGCACCCACCAAGAGAAGCAATAGGACAAATAAAACAAGTTTTCTCATTTGATAATGAAATAGTTCACCACAGATTACACGGATTAACACAGATTTTCATTGAATGAAGTTAATCTGTGCGAGTCTGTGTAATCCGTGGTGAAAGTTAATTATGCATTGAACGCATCAATGATACCTTTGAAATCAGCAACCTTCAGAGCAGCGCCACCGATCAAACCACCATCAACGTCCGGATTAGCGAACAGTTCTTTTGCATTAGAAGGCTTGCAGCTACCACCATAAAGGATAGAGGTATTGTCAGCGATCTCCTTGCCATACTTGTCAGCAACGATTGAACGGATGAAAGCGTGGATTTCCTGAGCTTGTTCCGGAGTAGCAGTTTTACCTGTACCGATAGCCCAAACCGGTTCGTAAGCCAAGATAATCTTTGAGAAATCTTCAGCAGACAGAGAGAATACAGAAGCCATCTGTGCAGCTACCACTTCATTCTGCTTGTTAGCTTCGCGTTCTTCCAGAACCTCACCGATACAGAAAATCGGAGTCAGACCGTTAGCCAAAGCCAATTTCACTTTTTCTTCAAGGATAGCAACTGTTTCACCGTAGTAAGCACGACGTTCAGAGTGTCCCAAAATTACATATTTGGCTCCTGTAGAAGCAACCATCTCAGCCGATACTTCACCTGTATATGCACCGGAAGCCTTGTCTGCACAGTTTTCAGCACCTACACCAATCTTAGCAGCGTCTACCAACGGAGTGACAGAAGCCAAGTGGATAAACGGAGTACAGATGATCACATCACAGTTAGGCTTTTCGTTAGCCAATGCTTCGTTCAATTCTTTAGCCAAAGCGATACCCTCTTGAAGGGTTTTGTTCATTTTCCAGTTTCCTGCAACAATGTTCTTTCTCATTTTGTTTTCTTTATTTAAAGGGTTAATAAAACTTTTTTTTCGTTCTCTACGGCGAATAACCAGCACATCCACGCCCAGCACAAGCAACAACGGGATAACAAACCATAAGAAAACATATCCCAC
This window encodes:
- the folE gene encoding GTP cyclohydrolase I FolE, whose amino-acid sequence is MLEKEEIVSPNLEELKNHYRSIITLLGEDAEREGLLKTPERVAKAMLSLTKGYHIDPHEVLRSAKFKEEYSQMVIVKDIDFFSLCEHHMLPFYGKAHVAYIPNGYITGLSKIARVVDIFSHRLQVQERMTLQIKECIQETLNPLGVMVVVEAKHMCMQMRGVEKQNSITTTSDFTGAFNQAKTREEFMNLIQHGS
- the dnaG gene encoding DNA primase, with protein sequence MIDQATIDRILDAAQIMDVVSDFVTLRKRGVNYVGLCPFHNDKTPSFYVSPAKGLCKCFACGKGGNAVHFIMEHEQMSYPEALRYLAKKYNIEIKERELSDEEKFVQSERESLFIVNNFARDYFQNILKNHVDGRSIGMAYFRNRGFRDDIIEKFQLGYCTDSHDAFAQEAIQKGYKKEYLVKTGLCYETDDHRLRDRFWGRVIFPVHTLSGKVVAFGGRVLASATKGVKVKYVNSPESDIYHKSNELYGIYFAKQAIVKQDRCFLVEGYTDVISMHQSGIENVVASSGTALTPGQIRMIHRFTNNMTVLYDGDAAGIKASIRGIDMLLEEGMNVKVCLLPDGDDPDSFARKHNSTEFQAFISEHETDFIRFKTNLLLEDAGKDPIKRAELIGNLVQSISVIPEAIVRDVYIKECAQLLHIEDKLLVSEVAKRRETQAEKRAEQTERDRRIAERAASMPQGEQAGNMPAPNGDVPLPPEITEAGYTESPFPPQEDNYASFIPQEGKEGQEFYKFERLILQAVVRYGEKVMCNLTDEEGNEIPVTVIEYVVNDLKEDDLAFHNPLHRQMLSEAAAHMHDSAFIAERYFLAHPDPIISKLSVDLINVRYQLSKYHSKSQKIVTDEERLYELVPMLMINFKYAIVTEELKHMLYALQDPALAHDNEKCDSLMQRYNELRTVQSIMAKRLGDRVVLR
- a CDS encoding SPOR domain-containing protein, which codes for MRKLVLFVLLLLLVGAGAQAQGIIRSLERTVPGQGKVTIHQDPRIEALIGMERPATGEQKVIKTSGFRIQAYAGNNTRQAKNDADRVASRVKEYFPELSVYTSFISPRWLCRVGDFRSIEEADAMMRRLKATGMFKEVSIVRDQVNIPL